The Streptomyces racemochromogenes DNA segment GCGCGGCCCTGGAGTCGAGCCTGCACAAGAAGGGCAACCTGCCGGTCAAGCTCTGGTACTCGGGCTCGTACTACCGCTACGAGAAGCCGCAGAAGGGCCGCTACCGCCACTTCTCGCAGGTCGGCGCCGAGGCCATCGGCGCCGAGGACCCGGCCCTGGACGCCGAGCTGATCATCCTCGCCGACCAGGCGTACCGCTCGCTCGGCCTGCGCAACTTCCGCATCCTGCTGAACTCGCTCGGCGACAAGGAGTGCCGCCCGGTCTACCGGGAGGCCCTCCAGACCTTCCTGGGCGGTCTCGACCTCGACGAGGAGACCGTCCGCCGGGCCGAGATCAACCCGCTGCGCGTCCTCGACGACAAGCGGCCCGAGGTGCAGAAGCAGCTGGCCGGCGCGCCCGTGCTGCGCGACTACCTGTGCGACGCGTGCAAGGCGTACCACGAGGAGGTCCGGGCCCTGGTCACGGCCGCCGGCGTCGCCTTCGAGGACGACGAGAAGCTCGTGCGCGGCCTCGACTACTACACCCGCACCACCTTCGAGTTCGTCCACGACGGCCTGGGCTCGCAGTCCGCCGTCGGCGGCGGCGGCCGCTACGACGGCCTGTCCGAGATGATCGGCGGGCCGGCGCTGCCGTCCGTCGGCTGGGCGCTCGGCGTGGACCGCACCGTCCTCGCCCTGGAGGCGGAAGGCGTGCAGCTCGACATCCCGGCGTCGACGGCGGTGTTCGCGGTCGCGCTGGGCGAGGCCAAGCCGGCCGTCTTCGCACTGGTGACCGAGCTGCGCCGGGCCGGGGTCGCGGCCGACATGTCCTACGGTGGAAAGGGCCTCAAGGGCGCCATGAAGGACGCCAACCGCAGCGGCGCGCGCC contains these protein-coding regions:
- the hisS gene encoding histidine--tRNA ligase translates to MATFQAPKGTYDLIPPVSVTYLAVREAISAPLRNSGYGYIETPGFEDVGLFARGVGESTDIVSKEMYAFTTKGGDQLALRPEGTASVLRAALESSLHKKGNLPVKLWYSGSYYRYEKPQKGRYRHFSQVGAEAIGAEDPALDAELIILADQAYRSLGLRNFRILLNSLGDKECRPVYREALQTFLGGLDLDEETVRRAEINPLRVLDDKRPEVQKQLAGAPVLRDYLCDACKAYHEEVRALVTAAGVAFEDDEKLVRGLDYYTRTTFEFVHDGLGSQSAVGGGGRYDGLSEMIGGPALPSVGWALGVDRTVLALEAEGVQLDIPASTAVFAVALGEAKPAVFALVTELRRAGVAADMSYGGKGLKGAMKDANRSGARLAIVAGDRDLAEGVVQLKDMESGEQAAVAVSDLVAEVRARLA